A portion of the Actomonas aquatica genome contains these proteins:
- a CDS encoding SLC13 family permease, translating to MRTPHSVKDSLEHPTTYGLRQKIGAVLGPLLLLLTWLAPAPAGMSDDAWRTAGVAALMAVWWISESVPIPVTALLPIVLFPLGELAPIRSIMPAYADPIVFLFLGGFLLALAMERSGLHRRIAFGLIGIMGLKPRRIVAGFLIAAAFLSMWVSNTATALMMLPIALSVAALVPDEGEAANAARTFRVALLLAVAYGATTGGMGTLIGTPPNALLAGFMQRQYDVAIGFGQWMLVGVPVVLLALPVVYVVLTRVAFRVGSAPLEEVGKLIAHEKRRLGAFAGAERIVAIVFTLTALGWVSRRWLTEISPMISDTTIAIAGAVVLFMIPDPQRPGRFVMSWDAAKALPWDVLLLFGGGLCLAGRVQDSGLSAWLGEQAVGLGGLPLVLTVATVCFGILMLTELTSNTATAATFLPVIAAVAISLGQHPLLLLVPTALAANCSYMMPVGTPPNAIVFGSRAIPLPVMARTGLWLNLLLVPLIVGVIWLLGPYVFGVQIDVLPEWVAAAP from the coding sequence TTGAGAACGCCCCATTCCGTCAAAGACTCGCTCGAGCATCCCACCACCTACGGCCTGCGCCAGAAGATCGGCGCCGTGCTGGGACCGCTCCTTCTGCTACTCACCTGGCTCGCGCCGGCGCCGGCCGGGATGAGCGACGACGCTTGGCGCACGGCGGGTGTGGCCGCGCTGATGGCGGTGTGGTGGATCAGCGAGTCGGTGCCGATTCCGGTGACGGCCTTGTTGCCGATCGTGCTGTTTCCGCTCGGGGAATTGGCGCCGATTCGCAGCATCATGCCGGCCTACGCCGATCCGATTGTGTTTCTTTTTCTCGGCGGGTTTCTGCTCGCGCTGGCGATGGAACGCAGCGGGCTGCATCGGCGGATCGCCTTCGGTTTGATCGGCATCATGGGACTAAAACCACGGCGCATCGTGGCGGGGTTTTTGATCGCGGCGGCGTTTCTCAGCATGTGGGTGAGCAACACGGCGACGGCGCTGATGATGTTGCCCATCGCGCTGTCGGTGGCCGCGCTGGTGCCGGATGAGGGCGAGGCGGCGAACGCGGCGCGCACCTTCCGCGTGGCCCTGCTGTTGGCGGTGGCTTACGGCGCGACGACGGGGGGCATGGGCACGCTCATCGGGACGCCGCCGAATGCCTTGCTCGCGGGTTTCATGCAGCGGCAATACGACGTCGCGATCGGGTTTGGGCAGTGGATGTTGGTGGGCGTGCCGGTGGTGCTGCTGGCGCTGCCGGTGGTGTATGTGGTGCTCACGCGCGTGGCGTTCCGGGTGGGCTCCGCGCCGCTGGAGGAGGTGGGCAAGTTGATCGCGCACGAGAAGCGTCGGCTCGGCGCCTTCGCGGGCGCGGAGCGCATCGTGGCGATCGTGTTTACGCTGACGGCGCTGGGTTGGGTGTCGCGGCGCTGGCTGACCGAGATTTCGCCGATGATCTCCGACACCACGATCGCGATCGCAGGCGCCGTAGTGCTGTTTATGATACCGGATCCGCAGCGGCCGGGACGTTTTGTGATGAGCTGGGACGCGGCCAAGGCGCTGCCGTGGGATGTGTTGTTGCTCTTCGGCGGTGGCCTCTGTCTGGCGGGACGGGTGCAGGACAGCGGACTCTCGGCGTGGCTGGGCGAGCAGGCGGTTGGGCTCGGTGGCCTGCCGTTGGTGCTGACCGTCGCGACGGTGTGTTTTGGCATCCTGATGCTGACGGAGCTCACCAGCAACACGGCGACGGCGGCGACCTTCCTACCGGTGATCGCGGCGGTGGCGATCAGCCTCGGGCAACACCCGCTGCTGTTGCTGGTGCCGACGGCGCTGGCGGCCAACTGCAGTTACATGATGCCGGTCGGCACGCCACCGAACGCGATCGTGTTTGGCAGTCGGGCGATTCCCTTGCCGGTGATGGCGCGCACCGGACTGTGGCTCAACCTGTTGCTGGTGCCGTTGATCGTGGGCGTGATCTGGCTGTTGGGGCCGTATGTGTTCGGCGTCCAGATCGACGTGCTGCCGGAGTGGGTGGCGGCCGCGCCGTGA
- a CDS encoding LacI family DNA-binding transcriptional regulator translates to MGCSKYTVSLALKGDSRISARTREKVQAAADELGYKPNAVVAHLMAQLRASRSTGFQAKLALINANRDRDALTQHPTIPTYVEGCESRAAKTGYAFDRFWMHDPAYKPERLKRVLHTRGIKGIILVGLMDSNRLPPEHTSVWEAFPTVVTGVRTRNPALSFCCVDHHHVAMRALERSLELGYQRPGLVIDEVIDALVQHRFSAGFRTAQRHLPKTRQVPVFDAQGLGEDVPMAFRQWLDKHQPDVVFTLYNRVLRWIEATGRRIPEDIGAIQLEWRATRPEVAGMNQHNFAVGEAAVDMVISQIHNNETGIHEFPRATLIGATWMDGASAPGPAGSKAVRPDAAAAQSD, encoded by the coding sequence GTGGGCTGTTCCAAATACACCGTCTCGCTGGCGCTGAAGGGGGACAGTCGCATTTCGGCGCGCACGCGCGAAAAGGTGCAGGCGGCGGCGGATGAGCTGGGTTACAAACCCAACGCCGTGGTGGCCCACCTCATGGCGCAGCTGCGCGCCTCGCGGTCGACGGGGTTTCAGGCGAAGCTGGCCTTGATCAATGCCAATCGCGATCGCGATGCGCTCACGCAGCATCCAACGATTCCGACTTACGTGGAAGGCTGCGAGAGCCGGGCGGCAAAAACCGGCTATGCCTTTGACCGGTTTTGGATGCATGACCCGGCCTACAAACCGGAGCGGCTCAAACGCGTTCTGCACACGCGGGGCATCAAGGGCATCATCCTGGTGGGCCTGATGGATTCCAATCGCCTGCCGCCCGAGCACACTTCGGTCTGGGAGGCGTTTCCGACGGTCGTGACGGGGGTGCGCACGCGCAATCCGGCGCTCTCGTTCTGCTGCGTCGACCATCATCACGTGGCGATGCGGGCGCTGGAGCGTTCGTTGGAGCTGGGCTATCAGCGGCCGGGTCTCGTGATCGACGAAGTCATCGACGCGCTCGTGCAGCATCGTTTTTCGGCGGGTTTTCGCACGGCGCAGCGCCATCTGCCCAAGACGCGGCAGGTGCCGGTGTTTGACGCGCAAGGGCTGGGCGAGGATGTCCCGATGGCGTTTCGCCAGTGGCTGGACAAACATCAGCCGGATGTCGTGTTCACGCTCTACAATCGCGTGCTGCGCTGGATCGAAGCGACCGGCCGACGCATCCCGGAAGATATCGGCGCGATTCAGCTCGAATGGCGGGCGACGCGACCGGAGGTGGCGGGGATGAATCAGCACAACTTTGCGGTCGGCGAGGCGGCGGTGGACATGGTGATCAGCCAAATCCACAACAACGAGACCGGCATCCATGAGTTTCCGCGCGCGACCCTCATCGGCGCGACTTGGATGGATGGTGCGAGTGCGCCGGGACCGGCGGGCAGCAAAGCGGTGCGGCCCGACGCGGCGGCGGCGCAGTCCGATTGA
- a CDS encoding ribulokinase, protein MPATYTLGLDYGTNSARALIVRTSDGQEFGSCVVNYPSGHQGILLDPKDHNVARQSPLDHLHCLETATKGALAQAAKKRGFKAAQVIGIGVDTTGSSPIPVDKNNQPLAAQKKFANNLNAHCWLWKDHTSWREAAKITTLAAKHRPEYIAKCGNTYSSEWFWAKLWHCHNVDRTVFDAAYSWVEMCDWLPAILAGVTDPTAVKRGVCAAGHKALYAEDWGGLPDKKFLRKLAPALADLRDRLYTEAFDASASAGNLCDEWATKLGLPAGIPIAIGEFDVHYGAIGSGVAEGTLVKVIGTSTCDVGVVSAKKEVADIPGICGIVKGAILPGYYGIEAGQSAVGDIFKWWVEVVCGGDDKTHAAYTKAAAALAPGESGLLALDWNNGNRTILVDQRLTGLLLGQTLHTQPAEVYRALIEATAFGARAIIERIREYGVPIKRVVCAGGIAEKNPMLMQIYADVTGCTMLVAGSSQACALGSAVSAAVLAGAHPDFATAEAKMTSLKDVTYKPEPKARRTYNQLYALYRQLHDSFGGVSQNADLGKVMKDLLTLKEKARA, encoded by the coding sequence ATGCCCGCCACCTATACCCTCGGCCTCGACTACGGCACCAACTCCGCTCGCGCGCTCATCGTGCGCACGTCCGACGGCCAGGAGTTCGGCTCCTGCGTCGTCAACTATCCCAGCGGCCACCAAGGCATCCTGCTCGATCCCAAGGATCACAACGTTGCCCGCCAAAGCCCGCTCGACCACCTGCACTGCCTCGAAACCGCCACCAAGGGCGCCCTCGCCCAAGCCGCCAAGAAGCGCGGCTTCAAAGCCGCGCAGGTCATCGGCATCGGCGTCGACACCACCGGCTCCTCGCCCATCCCGGTCGACAAAAACAACCAGCCGCTCGCCGCCCAAAAGAAGTTCGCCAATAACCTCAACGCCCACTGCTGGCTCTGGAAGGATCACACCTCCTGGCGCGAGGCGGCCAAGATCACGACCCTCGCCGCCAAACACCGCCCGGAATACATCGCCAAGTGCGGCAACACCTATTCCTCCGAATGGTTCTGGGCCAAACTCTGGCACTGCCACAACGTCGACCGCACCGTCTTCGACGCCGCCTACTCCTGGGTCGAGATGTGCGACTGGCTCCCGGCCATCCTCGCCGGCGTGACCGACCCCACTGCCGTCAAACGCGGCGTCTGTGCCGCCGGTCACAAGGCCCTCTACGCCGAAGACTGGGGCGGCCTGCCCGACAAAAAGTTCCTGCGCAAACTCGCCCCCGCCCTCGCCGACCTGCGCGACCGCCTTTACACCGAAGCCTTCGACGCCAGCGCCTCCGCCGGCAACCTCTGCGACGAGTGGGCGACCAAGCTCGGCCTGCCCGCCGGCATCCCGATTGCCATCGGTGAATTCGACGTGCACTACGGCGCCATCGGTTCCGGCGTCGCCGAAGGCACGCTCGTCAAAGTCATCGGCACCTCCACCTGCGACGTGGGCGTCGTCTCGGCCAAGAAAGAGGTCGCCGACATCCCCGGCATTTGCGGCATCGTCAAAGGCGCCATCCTCCCCGGTTACTACGGCATCGAGGCCGGCCAATCCGCCGTCGGCGACATCTTCAAATGGTGGGTCGAAGTCGTCTGTGGCGGCGACGACAAGACGCACGCCGCCTACACCAAAGCCGCCGCCGCGCTCGCTCCCGGCGAAAGCGGCCTGCTCGCGCTCGATTGGAACAACGGCAACCGCACCATCCTCGTCGACCAACGCCTTACCGGCCTCCTCCTCGGCCAGACCCTGCACACCCAACCCGCCGAAGTTTACCGCGCGCTCATCGAAGCCACCGCCTTCGGCGCCCGCGCGATCATCGAACGCATCCGCGAATACGGTGTGCCGATCAAACGCGTCGTCTGCGCCGGCGGCATCGCGGAGAAAAACCCGATGCTCATGCAGATCTATGCCGACGTCACCGGTTGCACCATGCTGGTCGCCGGCTCCTCGCAGGCCTGCGCCCTCGGCTCCGCCGTCTCCGCCGCCGTGCTGGCCGGCGCCCATCCCGACTTCGCGACCGCCGAAGCCAAAATGACGTCCCTCAAAGACGTCACCTACAAGCCCGAGCCCAAGGCGCGCCGCACCTACAACCAGCTCTACGCGCTGTATCGACAACTCCATGACAGCTTCGGTGGCGTCAGCCAGAACGCCGACCTCGGCAAGGTCATGAAGGACCTGCTCACCCTCAAGGAAAAGGCCCGCGCCTAA